The following are from one region of the Desulfonatronum thioautotrophicum genome:
- a CDS encoding DUF4168 domain-containing protein codes for MIFLEWVRYLFCEVHDYGMVCAVYIPTSLDDPVMKKRVGGFLKMKKLQKMLIGSFSGCLLVLFLAGAVQAQMGGQQQPDGQQQPMMQQPGPGLDVSDAELEKVAEAYMEIHEIRVDLQESLAGVTDPQSAQQMQEEAGAAMVQAVQESGLDVEVYNQVMQEVQTNEALREQLTSKLEALH; via the coding sequence ATGATTTTTCTGGAATGGGTGCGATATTTATTCTGTGAGGTTCATGATTATGGCATGGTCTGTGCTGTATACATTCCAACGTCGCTGGATGACCCGGTGATGAAAAAACGAGTTGGAGGTTTTTTAAAAATGAAAAAGCTGCAAAAGATGTTGATCGGATCATTTAGCGGATGCTTGCTTGTCCTGTTTCTTGCTGGGGCGGTACAGGCCCAGATGGGCGGCCAACAGCAGCCTGACGGTCAACAACAGCCAATGATGCAACAACCCGGGCCAGGGCTGGATGTCAGTGATGCTGAGCTGGAGAAGGTTGCCGAGGCCTATATGGAGATTCACGAAATTCGGGTTGATCTGCAAGAATCGCTCGCTGGTGTAACTGATCCGCAGTCCGCGCAGCAGATGCAGGAAGAAGCCGGCGCGGCCATGGTTCAGGCTGTTCAGGAAAGCGGACTGGACGTGGAAGTATACAATCAGGTCATGCAGGAAGTGCAGACCAACGAGGCTTTGCGCGAGCAGTTGACTTCCAAGCTGGAAGCTCTTCACTAG
- a CDS encoding type III pantothenate kinase, which yields MRHLLLLDIGNSNIKIGVLREEEILGTYSLPTRLDSTADAWGLRVVQILGLHGLYPGDVSGWVACSVVPPMSELVRAAGERFCSCPVLFVPEDMPVPLENLYARPHEVGADRLVAASAARTLFSSRSLIVVDFGTATTFDCIQDTAYLGGLICPGLYSSAAALASKTAKLPTIGLDGLQGGPRIGQSTAESLRNGMVFGFASMVEGLCARLKDCLQPPVEVVVTGGPAKTLVDVCTGIDHYQPDLLMRGLVKTSLENAHLLRKGVLV from the coding sequence ATGCGTCACTTGCTTCTTCTGGATATCGGCAACTCCAACATCAAGATAGGCGTCCTTCGCGAAGAGGAGATCCTCGGAACCTACAGCCTGCCCACAAGGTTGGACTCCACGGCTGATGCCTGGGGGCTGCGGGTTGTTCAGATTCTTGGCCTGCACGGGCTGTACCCAGGGGATGTCTCGGGCTGGGTGGCCTGTTCCGTAGTGCCTCCGATGAGCGAACTGGTGCGGGCGGCCGGGGAGCGGTTCTGTAGCTGTCCGGTGCTGTTCGTGCCCGAAGACATGCCCGTGCCGTTGGAAAACCTTTACGCCCGGCCTCATGAGGTGGGGGCGGATCGGCTGGTGGCCGCCTCCGCGGCCCGGACGCTTTTTTCCTCCCGGTCCCTGATTGTGGTGGATTTCGGCACGGCGACGACCTTTGACTGCATCCAGGATACCGCCTATCTAGGCGGGTTGATTTGCCCGGGGCTTTACTCCTCGGCCGCGGCCCTGGCTTCGAAGACCGCCAAACTGCCGACCATCGGTCTGGATGGTCTGCAGGGCGGCCCGCGCATCGGGCAGAGTACGGCCGAGAGTCTGCGCAACGGGATGGTCTTTGGGTTCGCCTCAATGGTGGAGGGCCTGTGCGCCCGCCTGAAAGATTGTCTGCAACCGCCGGTGGAGGTGGTGGTCACCGGCGGACCGGCAAAGACACTGGTGGATGTTTGTACCGGAATCGACCACTACCAGCCGGATTTGTTAATGCGAGGCCTGGTGAAGACCTCTTTGGAGAATGCACACTTGTTACGCAAAGGAGTACTTGTATGA
- the eno gene encoding phosphopyruvate hydratase yields the protein MSSTIVGVWAREILDSRGNPTVEVEVSLESGATGRSAVPSGASTGTREALEMRDSDPRRYAGKGVMTAVENVREEIADTVIGLDALSQLKVDQVLLDLDGTDNKSRLGANAMLGVSMATARAAANYLGLPLFQYLGGVNGKILPVPMMNIMNGGAHAPNNLDIQEFMVLPLGAPSFSEALRMGAETFHALKAILTKDKHITSVGDEGGFAPNLKSHKEAFQYIMRAIEEAGYQPGVEIALAIDSAASEFYKDNKYVLSGENLQLSPEELIDYYSQFTQEFPLISIEDSHAEGDWDGWRKMTLAFEDRIQIVGDDIFVTNPDILAEGIQEGIANAILIKLNQIGTVTETLDTIELAKSASYGTVISHRSGETEDAFIADLAVGMNSGQIKTGSLCRSDRLAKYNQLLRIEEVLEEQGAYFGPSMIAQWLDVETDEDDA from the coding sequence ATGAGCAGCACCATCGTCGGTGTATGGGCCAGAGAAATTCTGGATTCGCGAGGTAATCCCACGGTTGAAGTGGAGGTCTCCCTGGAGTCCGGGGCTACCGGGCGTTCGGCCGTGCCTTCCGGAGCATCCACGGGGACCCGGGAAGCCCTGGAAATGCGCGACAGTGATCCCCGCCGCTATGCGGGCAAGGGCGTGATGACCGCGGTGGAGAACGTCCGGGAGGAGATCGCGGATACGGTCATCGGTCTGGATGCCCTGAGCCAGCTCAAGGTGGACCAGGTTCTCCTGGATCTGGACGGCACGGACAACAAGTCCCGGTTGGGCGCCAACGCCATGCTGGGCGTGTCCATGGCCACGGCCCGGGCAGCGGCCAATTATCTGGGGCTGCCGTTGTTCCAGTACCTGGGCGGCGTGAACGGCAAGATTTTGCCGGTACCGATGATGAACATCATGAACGGCGGGGCGCATGCACCCAACAACCTGGATATCCAGGAGTTCATGGTTCTGCCCTTGGGCGCACCGTCTTTTTCCGAGGCCTTGCGCATGGGCGCAGAGACCTTCCATGCCTTGAAGGCCATTCTGACCAAGGATAAGCACATCACTTCCGTTGGCGACGAAGGTGGGTTCGCCCCGAACCTGAAGAGCCACAAGGAGGCATTTCAGTATATCATGCGGGCCATCGAAGAGGCCGGTTACCAGCCCGGTGTGGAGATCGCCCTGGCCATCGACTCCGCGGCTTCGGAGTTTTACAAGGACAACAAGTACGTGCTCAGCGGTGAAAATCTGCAACTTTCCCCGGAAGAGCTGATCGACTACTACAGCCAGTTTACCCAGGAATTTCCGCTGATCTCCATCGAAGACAGCCATGCCGAGGGCGACTGGGACGGCTGGCGAAAAATGACCCTGGCGTTCGAGGACCGCATCCAGATCGTGGGTGACGACATCTTCGTGACCAATCCGGACATCCTGGCCGAGGGCATCCAGGAAGGCATCGCCAACGCCATCCTGATCAAGCTGAACCAGATCGGCACGGTCACCGAGACGCTGGATACCATTGAGCTGGCCAAATCCGCCTCCTACGGCACGGTCATATCCCACCGTTCCGGGGAAACCGAGGACGCCTTCATCGCCGACCTGGCCGTGGGCATGAATTCCGGTCAGATCAAGACCGGCTCCCTGTGTCGTTCCGACCGGCTGGCCAAGTACAACCAGCTGTTGCGCATCGAAGAGGTGCTGGAAGAGCAGGGGGCATACTTCGGTCCGAGCATGATTGCCCAGTGGCTGGACGTAGAAACGGATGAGGACGACGCGTGA
- the folD gene encoding bifunctional methylenetetrahydrofolate dehydrogenase/methenyltetrahydrofolate cyclohydrolase FolD gives MLLDGKRTAATIREELRREVADLAASRDMPPGLAVILVGDDPASQVYVRNKERACAEVGIVSRSLRLPGDVAQDHLEGLIRELNADRDVHGILLQLPLPQGLKAQRCLELIDPKKDVDGFHPENMGRLTLGLPGLRPCTPAGVLELLARYDLSVAGKKAVVVGRSNIVGKPLALLLAQPNAQGNATVTLCHSRTPDLAGEMRRADFLFLAVGRPRFATADMVAPEAVVVDVGINRTDQGLVGDADFQALRDHVAAITPVPGGIGPMTIAQLLRNTFQAYAAG, from the coding sequence GTGCTGCTGGACGGCAAGCGGACGGCGGCGACCATTCGCGAGGAATTGCGGCGGGAAGTGGCCGATTTGGCCGCTTCCCGCGACATGCCCCCTGGACTGGCCGTGATTCTGGTGGGCGATGATCCGGCCTCCCAGGTTTATGTCCGGAACAAGGAGCGGGCCTGCGCCGAGGTGGGCATTGTTTCCCGAAGCCTGCGTTTGCCCGGGGACGTGGCCCAGGATCATCTGGAAGGTCTGATCCGCGAGCTGAACGCGGACCGGGACGTTCATGGCATTTTGCTGCAACTGCCGTTGCCGCAAGGGCTCAAGGCCCAGCGTTGCCTGGAGCTGATCGATCCGAAAAAGGATGTGGATGGCTTTCATCCCGAGAACATGGGCCGGTTGACCCTGGGTCTGCCGGGTTTGCGACCGTGCACGCCCGCCGGTGTGCTGGAATTGCTGGCCCGGTACGACCTGAGCGTGGCCGGGAAAAAGGCCGTGGTCGTGGGCCGCAGCAACATCGTGGGCAAGCCCCTGGCCCTCTTGCTGGCGCAGCCCAATGCCCAGGGCAATGCCACGGTGACCCTGTGTCACTCCCGGACGCCGGATCTGGCCGGTGAAATGCGCAGGGCGGACTTTTTATTTCTGGCCGTGGGCCGACCACGGTTCGCCACCGCGGACATGGTCGCACCCGAGGCCGTGGTGGTGGATGTGGGCATCAACCGGACGGACCAGGGCCTGGTGGGCGACGCGGATTTCCAGGCCTTGCGCGATCACGTCGCCGCGATTACCCCGGTTCCCGGAGGGATCGGCCCGATGACCATTGCCCAACTGCTGCGCAACACGTTCCAGGCCTACGCTGCCGGCTGA